TGACAAAATGTTTGAGTATTCCTTTGTAGATGAGAGTATTGCACAGTTTTATGAGTCTGAAGAAACCCTACTGAAAGGGGTTCAATTCTTTTCCTTTATTGCCATTTTCATTGGATGTTTGGGACTGTATGGTTTGATCTCATTTATGATTTCCCAGAAGACCAAAGAAGTTGGAATTCGCAAGGTAATGGGAGGGGGAGTTACCCATATCATTTGGCTCTTCGGTCAGGAATTTGTGCGCTTGATTATGATTGCATTTTTGATCGCCGCACCGATTGGTTGGTGGTTTATGAACCAATGGCTTCAGGATTTTGAGTTTAAGATCAGTTTGGATGTATGGACATTTGCCTTGGCAATAGGTAGTTCCATTATTATAGCTGCCTTGACCGTGGGTTATCAAGTCCTAAAAGTGGCATATTTGAATCCAGTGATCAGTTTGAAAACCGAATAAGGAATAATTATAATGCCATTTTCAAAAAGCAGTTAGCAATGTTAATTTGTTTTGGGGCGAATAATTATTCGCCCTTATTTTTTTTAATGTAGGACTCGTTCTTTTCTTAAATTTTGCCTCAGTTAATGTCTATAATCTTCGCCGCCTTTAGTATCCATAATTTTAGCTCCATTTGTATCAATAATCTTCTCCGCCGTTCCTGTTTTCACGAATGGCTTAACCTGGGTTGTTTAAATGGTTCTTAAACAACTTGCTTTCCAATCCTCGGCAATACTTTCGCATTTAAATAGGCGATTCTGGGCCGAGGAAAATGGTGTTTCTCACTTTATTTACCTAGGGTTTCGTCGTGCCTCCTCACCCTAGGCTAAAGAAATGGTCGCCCCTTCAGGGCTTGATTCTATTTTAAGGAGTGTTTGCTGTCGTTCATGTCAATAATCTTCGCCGCCATTCGTGTCTTCACGAATGGCTTAACATGGGTTATTTAAACGGTTCCTAAACAACTTGCTTTCCAATCCTCGGCAATACTTTCACATTTCAATAGACGATTCTGGGCCGAGGAAAATGGTATTCCTCATTTTTTACCAAGGGTTTCGTCGTGCCTCCTCACCCTAGGCTAAAGAAATTGTCGCCCTTCAGGGCTTGATTCTATTTTAAGGAGTGTTTGCAGCCGTTCAATTCAATAATCTTCTACGCCCTTCGTGTCTTCACGAATGGCTAAACATGGGTTATTTAAATGGTTCTTAAACAACTGGCTTTCCAATCCTCGGCAATACATTTCACATTTCAAGAGATGATTCTGGGCCGAGGAAAAGGGTGTGCCTCATTTTTTACCTAGGGTTTCGTCGTTCCTCCTTACCCTAGGCTAAAGAAATTGTCGCCCCTTCAGGGCTTGATTCTATTTTAAGGAGTGTTTGCTGCCGTTCAATTCAATAATCTTCGCCGTCGTTCCTGTCTTCACGAATGGCTTAACATGGGTTATTTAAACGGTTCCTAAACAACTTACATTCTATTGGAACAATTATCTAATTCCTCATAAGAAATACCTAAGAATTAAAACCGAATGGATGCTTTGAACCCGTGGCCCACCAAGATCTTCATATCAGAGAATGAAAATTAATTCTTCTAATACCCAAACTTTTTTCCCCTTTACCAATGTTCTTCATTCAAATTTTAGCCAAAAAAAGATGGAATTAGGAATCAGTACTTTTGCCGAACTAACCCCAGATCCTAAGACTGGAGAGAAACTTTCACCTGCTCAGCGCATGAAAAACCTGATGGAGGAAATCCAACTCTCTGATCAAGTAGGTTTGGATGTATATGCGATTGGAGAACACCATAGGCCAGATTTTGTGGTTTCTTCACCTGCCACAGTTTTAGCAGCCGCAGCTGTAATTACCAAAAATATCAAACTTTCATCAGCAGTTACAGTTTTGGGTTCCGAAGACCCTGTTCGCGTTTTCCAGCAGTTTGCCCATGTGGATTTGTTGTCAGAAGGACGTGCAGAGATTATGGCAGGAAGAGGATCATTTATAGAATCTTTTCCGCTTTTCGGTCAGGACCTGAATGATTACGATGCAATTTTCGCTGAAAAACTTGATTTACTTTTACAATTAAACAAATCTGAGCAGATTTCTTGGAGAGGAAAATTTCGTCCTGCAATCCCCAATAGAGGGGTATACCCTAGGCCTTTCCAAGAGGAGATTCCTATTTGGTTGGCAGTGGGAGGAACGCCACAATCTGTCGTGAGAGCTGCTGAAAAAGGTTTGCCTCTAGCTTTGGCTATTATAGGAGGAAGCCCAGATCGATTTACCTATTTCACGGATTTATATAAACAGACTTGGACAAAGGCTGGGAGAAAACCTGAGGATATACAGATTGCCGTGCACTCTCATGGATTTATTGGTGAAGACTCCGAACAGGCAGCGGAAGATTTTTATGGTCCATACTCTTATGTGATGACCCAATTGGGAAAAGAGAGGGGATGGCCACCTATGAACAGAGGTCAATTTGATGCCATGCGTTCTCAAGAAGGGTCTCTAGTTTTGGGAGATCCCCAAGAAGTGATCGATAAGATATTGATGCAACAGGAAATGATGGGCTTGACACGCTACTTACTTCACTTAAGTGTTGGCACTATGCCGCATGATAAATTGATGAAAGCTATAGAATTGTATGGAAATATAGTGGCGCCGGCAGTTAGGAAAGCCCTTAGCAAATAAGGAATTTTCTTCCCGAATAGGGTAATCTTTTTTATAAATAAACGATTCAATGATCTTTTAATGTATTAACTGTCAGTTTTTTACATTGGTATTTGTTTTGGGGCTTTATGTAGAGGCATAATTATGTCCCATTTGTTTGGATGGAATTTATTACGGTTTTCCTAGCTGTCGAAGATTCAAACAAAGTCAAGGTGAAGAATTAAATAAATGATGATGAACAAGTTCCTTAGAGTAAACAAAAAGATTAGCGCTTTCTTATTATCAATGATATTCTTGATTCCGGGGATTTCTTTTGCTCAATATCAAGAGGGAATTCCTAAACCAAGTGGCCCCATTGACTTCTCTGAAACCAGTAATCAGATCATTTTTATTGCCATCCCCTTGGTAATTCTGATCCTATATTTGATTTTTAGACGTAGAATCAAAAAGATCAGAGAAGAGAGAAGAAAGAATAAGTAAATTCAACTATGGATAAGCAAAGAGTATTTTTTACTGGAGGTTCAGGAAAAGCAGGAAAGCATGTTATTCCTTACCTATTGGATCAGGGACATCAAGTGATGAATGTGGATTTAAAGCCCTTAAATTACCCAGGAGTGGATAATCTAATCGCAGATATTACAGATTCAGGACAGATGTTTAATGCCATGAGCTCTTATGCAAACCTAGGTGAATTGGAGCCAGGAAATGGCGTGCCCAAGTTTGATGCGGTGGTGCATTTTGCTGCAGTCCCCAGAATCCTGATCAATCCTGACAATGAAACTTTCCGGGTCAATACGATTGGAACCTATAATGTGATTGAGGCGGCTGTGAAACTGGGAATTAAAAAGGTGATTGTTGCCTCCTCGGAAACTACCTACGGATTCTGCTTTTCTGATGGTAAAACCGATCCTGATTTTCTTCCCCTGGAAGAGGATTATGACGTAAATCCAATGGATAGCTATGGAATGTCTAAAGTTGTCAATGAGCAGACTGCACGCAGCTTTCAGAGAAGATCTGGTATTGATATTTATGCGCTTCGAATTGGCAATGTGATTGAACCACATGAATATTCTGAATTATTTCCTCACTATTTTAAAAACCCTGAAGTTCGTAGAAGGAATGCCTTCAACTATATTGATGCAAGGGATTTGGGGCAAATTGTGGATTTATGTTTGAAAAAAGAAGGGTTGGGTTATCAAGTATTTAATGCGGCCAACGATCAAAATGGTGCTGTAATTCCCAGCAAGGAGTTGGCAAAGAGATTCTTTCCAGGTGTTCCGATTACTCGTGAACTTGGAGAACATGAAGCTCTATATTCCAACCGTAAAATCCGCGAAGTCCTAGGGTTCAAAGAGCAGCATCCGTGGCAAAAGTACTTGGATTGGGAGTAGAGAAAGAAGTAAGTTGTTTCGGCTAAAGCCGGACAATAATTCCCGATTGTTTTTTTATAACACCATCTAAAGCTGGTGTTAATTAATAGGTTCCGATTTTCATAATGTAGGATCCTTGGCTTGTGATTCTCAATGGTTTGTGAATCCAATTTTCCGATTGCCTTGACAGTAGAAAAATCACTATTAATTGATCTATTTATTTGGTTTTAATCGAGTAGAGTGTGGCTTTTGATCATTCGTTTTTTAATCAATAGGAATGTGGCTTTAGCTTATTCCAGTAAGAGTTTCATGACCTTTTTACCAAAAGAAAAATTCGGCTAAAGCCGGATAAGATTCCTGTTTATAGTTAATAACACCATCTAAAGCTGGTGTTAATTGAAAGTTTCCAATCCCATTAAAGCATCTGAAGATGGTGTTAATTAAGTTTTTCAGATCCCCATAGATCACCATCTGTTGCTGGTGTAGCTCAATAGTTTTCGATTGCAATTTTTGGCTTGCTTTGACAGTAAAAAATTACAAATAATTGATCTATTTGTCTGGCTTTAATTGATTGGAGCTTGGCGCCTTTTGATCATTCGTTTTTTAATCAATAGGAATGTGGCTTTAGCCCATTCCACTAGTAAATTTTCATCAAAACCGGCTTCAGCCAAAAAATTCAGTTGTGAAAGAATTTTAATTCATTAAATTTAATGTAGTTATTTTATTAATTTTTTAAAAGATGCCTTTCGTCAAAGTTTATATCCATTTTGTATGGACTACAAAAAATCGATATCCTTATTTTAATAGCAAAGAATTGCGATTAAAAGTATGGGAACATATTCGAGAAAACTCAAAATCTAAAGGAATTTTCGTAGACTTTGTGAGTGGACACGATGATCACTGTCATTGCCTAGTTTCTTTGGGAATAAATCAAACCATCCAAAAAATTATGCAACTCATCAAAGGTGAGTCTTCCTATTGGATTAATAAAAGTCAATTGACAGCAGAGAAATTTGAATGGCAAGATGAATATTACGCAGTTTCAGTTTCTGAGTCGGTGCTAGATCGGGTTAGGAAATATATCAAGAATCAAGAGGATCATCATAGGAAAAAGTCTTTTCAAGAAGAATATGAGGAATTCATTGAAAAATTTGGATTCCAAAAATTTCAAGATTTATGAATTCGGCTAAAGCCGGCAACAATTGCTTATTGTTGTTAATAACACCACCTAAAGCTGGTGTTAATTTATAGGTTCCGATTCCCAAAACACAATCTAAAGCTGGTGTTAATCGATTGATAGTTTCCTATTCCCATAACACAATATGAAGCTGGTGTTAATCAATAGTTTTCGATTGCAGTTTTTGGCTTGCCTTGACAGTAAAAAAATTACAAATAATTGATCTATTTGTCTGGCTTTAATTTATTGGAGCTAGGTGGCTTTAGGTCATTCGCTATTTAATCAATAGGTATGTGGCTTTAGCCCATTCCAATGAGAGTATGAAGACCTTTTTACCAACAGAAAAATTCGGCTAAAGCCGGATAAGATTCCTGTTTATAGTTAATAACATCATCTAAAGCTGGTGTTAATTAATAGTTTCAGATTGCTATAAATCGCCATCTGTTGCTGGTTTAGCTAAATAGTTTTCGATTGCAATTTTTGGCTTGCTTTGACAGTAAAAAAATCACAAATAATTGATCTATTTGTCTGGCTATAATTGATTGGAACGTGGCTTTAGGTCATTCGCTATTTAATCAATAGGAATGTGGCTTTAGCCCTTTCCGCTCGTTATTTGTTCATTAAAATCGGCTTCAGCCAAAATTTTTCCAAAAACTACTTCAAGTGTTTCGGAACTTCCCCATCCAGTTTTTTCCACTTTTTGGTAAAAAATTTCCTCACTAATAACTTTACAGTCATGCCAACAGCAGCAGTAATAGCAGTATATAGAATTACATCCCCAAGGGATGCATCATCTGTTTCTGGGTTTTTTGGAGCCGATTTTCCGGTAATTTTCTCATAACGGTTGTCTACAGCCGTTTTTGCAAGTGCTGCTACTCCTACAGTAAGCAGAGTAGATAGTAAAGTGAATTTGTTTTTAGAGAGGTTCATATCATTTTTCCCAAAATAAATACAAACACTGTGCGCAAAGCCAGTTCTACAGCTAAAACCAAAAACTGATGAGACCCATAAAAACCATTTTCAAAAATTTAGAAGAAATCATCTTGTGACTCCAAGGAAGTAATTTTATTAGAATCCAGCTTGGTTCAAAAGCTCCAAAAATAGCATGCTGTAAACAATTACATTGGTTTTTCTTAAAACAGATCTATACAACAATCGGTACTTGATAGAAATAGCAATCTAGAACAAAATGTAGGTTGGGGAGGTACATTTGACCCTGCCTTAGAGTAAACTATTTTAGTGGTAAATAATGAATGGAAAGGCTAATTGAATGTTCAATTAGCCTTTTTTTATGGATTTTGGGAAAATTATGAAGCCTTTTGACAGAGGCCTTTTAGCAATATAAAGGTTGGGTTATATGAAGTTTATGAGATTTTTAGTTGACTGGGAAGTTGCATTCTGTTTTAAACATTTTGAAAATCATCAGGTTATAAATCTGAAATTTTCAATAACCCAAATCAACAAGCTATGCTAACAAAAATGAATTATACCTGGAAGGGTTTATTAGTCATCCTAATATCCTTTGCTTTTGCTTCCTGTACTGATACGGAAGAGTCAAGCAGCCCAATGCTGGAAAGTAATCTAAAGTCAATTCCTGAGGTCTTAAAAACAATGGAAAAGAATTCGGATTCCGGGGATTTGAATGCTAGAAAAAATGGAGGAAATACCTATGCCACCTTTAATGCAGCATTAGGTAAATCAGGATTAGCCTCTGTTTTTGCTAAAAATGAATTGACAGTTTTTGCACCAAATGATGCTGCCTTTGCAGAACTAGGGTTAAACCCTGGTAATATCGGTGATTTGGAAGGCTTAACAGATATTTTGCTTTACCATGTGGTGGCTGGGTCTGTTTATTCCAGTGAATTAGTAGAGGGTTTTGTTCCTACTATCAATGGTATTGCCGTGAAGATCAGCTTGGCAGATGGACCTATGGTCAACGATTCCAATATTATTTTAACCGATAAAATGGCTAGAAACGGAGTGATTCATGGAATCGATGCAGTACTTTTTCCTCCCATGGAGAATGTCATGGAGCTTTTGGATAATACTGTAAGCACTACAGGAGATTTCACTACTTTACAAGCGGCGATTGATGCAGTTCCGGACCTTAGAGAAACCTTAATTGGTTTGGATGGTATTACGATCTTCGCCCCAAATGATGAGGCATTTAATAAAGTTGGTCTAAATGCCGGAACTGTTGGTTTTTTTGACACAGATAGGCTTGCAAATATTTTACAATACCATGTTTTTGGTGGGGGAGTTGTTTTCTCTTCAGATTTAATGGATGGGGATATCACTATGTTACAAGGCGGTACTCTAACTGTCGATACTTCAGGGCCTTCATTAATTGATGAGAATAACCGCGATTCAGATATAATTTTAACTGATTTACAAGCATCTAATGGAATAATACATGGAATCAGTGATGTTATTTTACCTTTGAATTATTGATTTTAACTATTAAAAAGAGAGGCTATAGAAAAATTTCTATAGCCTTTTTTTAATCTTTTTAATCAATCTATAATTTGGGCTTTAGCCATTTCTTTTTAGCCTCCAGCTTCCCCGTTAGGAATCGGGGCAAGAGACCATTGATTGGATTTCGATGCAAAACCATGTGGAATAAATGAATCTGGATTTTTAGAATAGACAATTTCCACGATTTGGTTTTTTGACCTTATCAATAGGAATGGCACTTTAGGCCATTCCGATAAAGAGTTCTCTACTGCTGCCTGGCTTTAGCCAAAAACTCTCCAATATCCCTCTCATCAGTAACCTCCTCCTCCGTCTCCTCAAACCCCTCAAACTCATGCCACTCATGATCCACTTCTGGATTATACGGAGAGGCATGTAATCGAGGCAATCCCCAATCACCTGGAACAAAAAACTCCTCAGAGATCAACTTAGGAATAAGGATGGAAATGGCTTCTTCCACTGCCATTCCTCTAGGATTAGAAAATACCACAGAGCCAAATTCCTTGTAATTATGGGCATCCCGATAGCGGTAGTTGAGGCGGATGTTTTTCATACTTTAGCTGAAACTACCAGCAAAGCTATAATCCAAAGATTCTCTAGTACCAGCTTTCCCAATGGATTCAGTCAATCTGTGTCTAGGTTCAATCAGCCTATTGACAACTTCGCAGATGCCTGATATAAAAATGGCGGTATGGGTTCGTTGAGTTCCCATGTAATATTCATTGGTTTAAACCCTTCATAAGATTGAAAGTTCGCCTCTCCTATAAATACAAAGCCTAATTTGTTACCATATTCATTCTCATTCTCCTCGCGAACGAAGAGGAGTATTTTTTTACCTTTTTGTTTGTGTTGGATATAGCTTAATCCCCTTCCTCTGTCTGCTCTAGAAGAGTTTTGAGTCTGCCAATGAAATAGTCTCTCATTGATTGCATAGTCAATGTACATGGTGGTTGGTGAATAATGTTCATTCGACTTATTCAAATTGATGAAAAGAATTTCTGTATTCAAATCACTATTCTCAGCCACACCCTCTCGATTAGATGACTTGGATTCAAAAGTACTAAAGCCAAAAGCAGCAAGAATCTGATCTCTAGTATATCTACTATGAACCTTCAATGGCTGTTCATAAGGAAGATTTATTTCCAACTCCATAAAGCCTATCTGATCCATTCTAATCTCCAAAACCTCAACCATTTCTTTAACCATGCTTTGATTCCTTCCAATTGCCTTAATACTTTCTTCCAAAGACTTAAAGCCACCTGCATTCTGCCAAAAATCATAATGAAGCATCAAGCACATAGTCTTTTCTACTTCATTTAACTCATCAAATTTAACTTGAAAGTCTTTCCGAGCTAGCCCGAGGATAAACTTAAAATAGGAATAAGATTCAGTAGAAAGCCATTTTTTACCTACACAACTCTGCCATTGCTTTTCATTAATTAAATCAGGCTCAGTTACCATCCCAGCTTCATACATAAGTCTCTGCCACATGCCTCTTTTATAGATCGTTTCTAGAGGAAATTGATGGAGTTGAATAAAGTTTTTGAGGGTTAGTGGCAGGGTACATTGATGTTGAAAGTTCCGAATTTTCTGGATCAATTGATTTCGATTCGGACTGATCGAAGCCCTAATGTTTTTTAAAATGGTTTCTCTAGCTTGCTTTTCTAAAATAATCGAGCAACCTAATGGAACATGCTGAAAATTACGCTCCAATTCACTTTTGATAGAGGTATTTGTCTTGCCGATCATTGCTCGGAATTTACCTTCAAAGTCATATTCTGATCTTGCATTTCCCACGAAATCCAATACAGTCAAACAATCCTTTTCATCTGACAATCGTAGTCCTCGGCCTAACTGTTGTAAAAAAACAGTTAGACTTTCTGTAGGCCTTAAAAATAAGACCGTATCTATCTCTGGAATATCTACTCCTTCATTGAAGATATCTACTAAAAATAAGTAGTTGATTTCCTTCTTCTGGAGTCTATTTCGAATATGTTTGCGGTTATCATTTCTATTACTGACCAAGTAATCAGCTTTTAATCCAGCTAGGGTGAATTTCTCCGCCATAAACTGGGCATGCTCTTGTGTGACACAAAACCCTAAAGCTCTTACTTCTTGAATATCGGTCACATACTTATCTAATGAGTCAATGATATTTCCAACCCGCTGATCATTGCTGGTGTAGAGGCTACTAAGCTCTGATGGCATATATCGACCCCTAGACCAGGAAACATTAGATAGGTCCACTGTATCAGAAATCCCGAAGTAATTAAAAGGGCTAAGTAGTTTTTGATTTAGAGCTTCCGGAAGCCTAATCTCCGCCGCGATATGATTACAGAAATCTTCCAAGATATCGGCCCCATCCATTCGTTCAGGTGTAGCAGTTAGTCCAAGTAAAATCTGAGGAGTAAACTTATGGAGAATAGGGCGGTAGCTATTGGCAGCTATGTGATGAACCTCATCAACAATTATGAAATCAAAGTAGCCTGCAGATAATTCTAAACCTTCCAATCTATTGTTAAGCGTTTGGACCGATGCAAAAACCTGTCTGTATTGTGTTGGTTCTTCTCCATCTACCCAAAGTTCGCCAAAATTGTTATCCTTTAGTACTCCTCTAAAAGCTCCCATGGCCTGCTGAAGTATTTCCTTTCTGTGAGCAACAAATAGTAATTTAGCTGTTGGGTTTTTCTGATAGAATCGTTTGAAATCAAAAGCTGAAATAATAGTTTTTCCAGTTCCAGTGGCAGCTACTAACAGATTTCTATATCTACCATGTACAGTTCGCTCAACTTCCAATTTCTCCAATATTTCTTCTTGGAAGGTATAAGGTTTAAGATCAAAATAACCAAGATTAACTTCCAAAGCGACTCCACCAGCAAAACGACCTTCTTTAAGTGCTACTTTCAGTTTTTCAGAGTGTCGAGTATGATCGTAAGTTTCGAAATCTTTGCTATTCCAGTAGGTGTCAAATGTATG
Above is a window of Algoriphagus machipongonensis DNA encoding:
- a CDS encoding LLM class flavin-dependent oxidoreductase, translated to MELGISTFAELTPDPKTGEKLSPAQRMKNLMEEIQLSDQVGLDVYAIGEHHRPDFVVSSPATVLAAAAVITKNIKLSSAVTVLGSEDPVRVFQQFAHVDLLSEGRAEIMAGRGSFIESFPLFGQDLNDYDAIFAEKLDLLLQLNKSEQISWRGKFRPAIPNRGVYPRPFQEEIPIWLAVGGTPQSVVRAAEKGLPLALAIIGGSPDRFTYFTDLYKQTWTKAGRKPEDIQIAVHSHGFIGEDSEQAAEDFYGPYSYVMTQLGKERGWPPMNRGQFDAMRSQEGSLVLGDPQEVIDKILMQQEMMGLTRYLLHLSVGTMPHDKLMKAIELYGNIVAPAVRKALSK
- a CDS encoding NAD-dependent epimerase/dehydratase family protein; the encoded protein is MDKQRVFFTGGSGKAGKHVIPYLLDQGHQVMNVDLKPLNYPGVDNLIADITDSGQMFNAMSSYANLGELEPGNGVPKFDAVVHFAAVPRILINPDNETFRVNTIGTYNVIEAAVKLGIKKVIVASSETTYGFCFSDGKTDPDFLPLEEDYDVNPMDSYGMSKVVNEQTARSFQRRSGIDIYALRIGNVIEPHEYSELFPHYFKNPEVRRRNAFNYIDARDLGQIVDLCLKKEGLGYQVFNAANDQNGAVIPSKELAKRFFPGVPITRELGEHEALYSNRKIREVLGFKEQHPWQKYLDWE
- the tnpA gene encoding IS200/IS605 family transposase, which gives rise to MPFVKVYIHFVWTTKNRYPYFNSKELRLKVWEHIRENSKSKGIFVDFVSGHDDHCHCLVSLGINQTIQKIMQLIKGESSYWINKSQLTAEKFEWQDEYYAVSVSESVLDRVRKYIKNQEDHHRKKSFQEEYEEFIEKFGFQKFQDL
- a CDS encoding DUF4235 domain-containing protein, which translates into the protein MNLSKNKFTLLSTLLTVGVAALAKTAVDNRYEKITGKSAPKNPETDDASLGDVILYTAITAAVGMTVKLLVRKFFTKKWKKLDGEVPKHLK
- a CDS encoding fasciclin domain-containing protein, which gives rise to MLTKMNYTWKGLLVILISFAFASCTDTEESSSPMLESNLKSIPEVLKTMEKNSDSGDLNARKNGGNTYATFNAALGKSGLASVFAKNELTVFAPNDAAFAELGLNPGNIGDLEGLTDILLYHVVAGSVYSSELVEGFVPTINGIAVKISLADGPMVNDSNIILTDKMARNGVIHGIDAVLFPPMENVMELLDNTVSTTGDFTTLQAAIDAVPDLRETLIGLDGITIFAPNDEAFNKVGLNAGTVGFFDTDRLANILQYHVFGGGVVFSSDLMDGDITMLQGGTLTVDTSGPSLIDENNRDSDIILTDLQASNGIIHGISDVILPLNY
- a CDS encoding DUF3427 domain-containing protein translates to MQEGIYESLISKLVQSKLDELDQEVFFVDQKPIDKAEAKDVLSQYFSVVLKRALSYLSGDDAVLRQIELVNKIILLIKQELDEEEFDQDLLALNTSLLTAIYSRLDLGVSDFQLFLKSITPESRLIFSSLITGGGGPKKLQMDGELQKEISSSNRIDFLVSFIKWEGLRLLMPQLEEFTNRGGKLRLITTTYVGATDAKSVEFLANLPNTEVKVSYNTKNERVHVKAYLFYRNTGFHTAYIGSSNLSKSALTKGLEWNVKLSNKEIPQVIESAQHTFDTYWNSKDFETYDHTRHSEKLKVALKEGRFAGGVALEVNLGYFDLKPYTFQEEILEKLEVERTVHGRYRNLLVAATGTGKTIISAFDFKRFYQKNPTAKLLFVAHRKEILQQAMGAFRGVLKDNNFGELWVDGEEPTQYRQVFASVQTLNNRLEGLELSAGYFDFIIVDEVHHIAANSYRPILHKFTPQILLGLTATPERMDGADILEDFCNHIAAEIRLPEALNQKLLSPFNYFGISDTVDLSNVSWSRGRYMPSELSSLYTSNDQRVGNIIDSLDKYVTDIQEVRALGFCVTQEHAQFMAEKFTLAGLKADYLVSNRNDNRKHIRNRLQKKEINYLFLVDIFNEGVDIPEIDTVLFLRPTESLTVFLQQLGRGLRLSDEKDCLTVLDFVGNARSEYDFEGKFRAMIGKTNTSIKSELERNFQHVPLGCSIILEKQARETILKNIRASISPNRNQLIQKIRNFQHQCTLPLTLKNFIQLHQFPLETIYKRGMWQRLMYEAGMVTEPDLINEKQWQSCVGKKWLSTESYSYFKFILGLARKDFQVKFDELNEVEKTMCLMLHYDFWQNAGGFKSLEESIKAIGRNQSMVKEMVEVLEIRMDQIGFMELEINLPYEQPLKVHSRYTRDQILAAFGFSTFESKSSNREGVAENSDLNTEILFINLNKSNEHYSPTTMYIDYAINERLFHWQTQNSSRADRGRGLSYIQHKQKGKKILLFVREENENEYGNKLGFVFIGEANFQSYEGFKPMNITWELNEPIPPFLYQASAKLSIG